The Lytechinus variegatus isolate NC3 chromosome 1, Lvar_3.0, whole genome shotgun sequence nucleotide sequence GTGGCAGACAACTGGAAAATACATTATGGAACAAATGTTGTGTAGATATAATAAATTAGCtaaaataaatactttcagAATACTTACATGTTGTTTTGATTTGTGAATGGAATCAGGCATGCTATCTCCATTGTTTTTTATCATGCCACTTTAGCCTGTCTTCCAGGCAACAAGAAACTTTCCCCTTCTCATTCACAACATGTTGAATCTAGAGTTTGGTATGTGTAGACTAACTTTTGTCAGGTGGAAAGGGCCCTCTAACATCAatgttaaagaacaagtccacccaaacaaaatatcaatttgaataaaaagaaaaatccaataagcataacactaaaaattttatcaaaattttatgatattttaagttttgcttaatttcacaaaacagttatatgcacatcctgatcggtatgcaaatgaggagactgatgacatcatgcactcactatttcttttgtattttattatataaagaCAGAACTCCTTATataaaatattctcattttctcctcattgtcaagtgaaacagtgattaattcctccctgagcatgtggaattagcattgtgtaataccatatggttcagtcaagttggtcgtTATTGtataatctgtaaaaaatgaaatattgtataatccaaacaatacaaaaaaaacagtgagtgagggacatcatcaactgtccCATTAACATGCCACTGaaatgtgcatatcactgttttgtgaaaaataggcgcaactttaaaatttcaacttttttaattttacatctgatattgatgaaattttcagttttatggtaatttgattttctctattcattcaaatcaacatttttctggggggacttgaccttaaatgatTAATGTTCACAATAGAGTCTGGCTCTATAAAAGTATGGTGTGGACTTACAATTACAAAGGAACTGGTAACACCTTCCAAGTACACttaaaaattttgtatatttttatatattttatgtcTCAAAGCCCAGATATGAATAGTCTATTCCGCCTGGCTTAAGTTGAACACTTTTGTCGAGAATGGGAAATTTAATGTTGCATGGGAGTGAGGTTATTTCCAcataatatttgtaatatgTACTACAGCCTTGTCCAAAGCAGACAacttaaactttttaaaactgaaaaacaaattgaaaaaaagaaaaaggagttTATTTTGTGAGGAAACCTAAAACTGAAAGTGAAAGATGCATTTCCAGTTATTGCTTTTAACcaaaatatatttagaatatatgTAATTCTTTTTCAGCTATATTCATATTGTGGAAATACATTGTGGTCAAGTTTAAAGAttaatgccagttgtggtaagaatctgaaaataaatttgaacagaacccaataaaatgaccacccaagtggttaagtaaaaataaatatatgtatatgtgcCAGGTGAATCTGGAAGAAAATGTAATTGctaagaaatgagcaaaataagcatggtgTTTCAGCGAGTTGTCTGGTTTTCCCTATCCATTATAATACATTACAAGAAAAATCAATCAACTGTATCTCTTGACAAACCAATAAAAGGAATGGTATAATGTctgttttaacaaaaaaaaaacaataaacattaacatattttttgtatatgaTTTGTGGTAGCTTGAGATCTggaggtatttttttattgaaaaaaaaacttttgatgaATTTCATGTTCCAATGGTATTATAACAGCAGGCATTGCCGAGTAATTGCTATTGATATTTTTCACCAAATTaaaggatacatgtacatgcttatAACCAGAGTTCGCCACTGTTATAAATTTATGACTCTGACAAACCAAGGGAGACATTTACACAACTGGTGTAAACTCTAGAGCCCTTGCCTCCATAAATATTTTCCCTATTCCAGAAATTACCAGAAAAGAGGAAATATTTATGttattccacccccccccccccacacacacaacaAGAAGTCAACTTATTGACTGTCAATGAATGGGGGTGAGggtcatttatgaaaataaaatgaaactaaaaaaatatacaaaagtgaagaaaatgaaaaaaaaaatgtgggtagtacaaaataaaaaagtagatAATCAAACCTTTTGGTGCCCCTCCAAACCATCCCCAAACAGCAAAAACTGCAGTGTTGATTGGTGTGCATGGAGAACCACATCAGTCATTTCACTCTGGTGATAAGTTTTGGTGTTCAGCACCTTGGTGGTATAATGTCTATGGTGTATTTTAACAACTTAAGGTGTGGTCCTCTAGGGACACCAACTAGTGTCACCTTTTTAACACCTTAGTTTTAAATAATGTGCACTCTCACTTTAAATCAAGTGTCAAGTTCTTTATGAAGCATTGGGATTTGGTTTCAATAACATTATTTCTACTCAATTAACTGAAATGGAATACCCTGTTTTCATTTTAAGCGATCCTGAAACACTTATAGTAAGAATATGTTGTTATCTACTGAGGGGTTTTTTATGGTCCACAGCAGCAAATTGGCCATAAATTGTAATTTCCAATTGACGTTTGTGTATGTGCAGTTTGCACGTAGCCATTCTTGTGGACTCCGTCATTGTCTCGTTTAGTTAGCCATAAATCTTGGAAGATAGTTCCATCATTAATATCTACTTTGTATCTCTCTGTGTTTTACGGTTTGAAGATCTTTACAAACATCTGGAAATGATAGCAAATATGCTAGGGTCTGAGGGGAATATACTGAGAGCAAGATTTTATCCAGTTCTCTGAAAATGCTATAGATttatgtaaaaaagaaaaagagtttATTTAAGATTTGTTTTGTTACGTTTTCTGTCAATTACTATTAGGACGGTAGGACCAATACATTTTCCTCTTTTCCTAGTTATTTTGTGTAACTATCCTGATCAACAATACGCAACTACTTCTGTGGAGACCGAGTCCATGTATTATATACAGGCTGGAATCTTTGGAAAATGTGTgttagaccatggacctacaatAGGTCAATGGTTCTACAAGTTTTACTGTATTTTCGCAATCTCTACATATTTCCTCATTTGATTTGTTTCCTTTCTCCATTTTCTTACTCTTCTTGTCAGCTGTTGCTAGTACATTATGCATTTTCTGCACTGTTAGATTTAGTctaaaaaatgtcatcaaaagtgTATTTTGTATTGATGTATCTCCCCAAAGAAGTAATTGAATTCCTGAGTATATTCAATTAAGCCATATGTGGACTTAAGACCATATCACTTTCCTCAATCCTCATAGTAAAGATAACCTCATCTCTTTCATCTGTCTACCATTAATCAGAAAAAGTTTGGTAGACAGGACGTGATGGGTGAAATTTTGCACCCCTCTTACCCTCTGGTAGACTTTCCTAACAGTCACTTCCTCCATCtccattttaagaaaattttgaaaaaaacatcTTAGTTATTCAATGAATTCCATGTGTGCAACTGGCATGTTGTGTTgttgatattttaatttttacatcattttattATGGATAATGGAATTTTTAGGAAGGGTGGCCAGAAATATTTGCTTTGATTATAGGCAAGTTTATGTTATATGCAGTCTAAAAAGTGTTAAGATTTATAAAGGGGTCTTTTGTTAGATAATGATGTCCGGATTGGAATGTTAGAAAAGACTGCTGCCGGTCATGCAATTactaggtttttttttgttctttatgtAGTAAGAGAAATTGTATTGCAAACTCCATTTTGAGGAAAGTAACATCCTCTCAGCCTATTTATGAACAATCTTGATATCAGGGTGAACCTCTACTTTAACATACCGCACATCTTCTAGTGTTTATCTTTCTGAGTTTGCCACTGTCAGGGGTGATAGTCTCGGGAGCATCTTAATCCAATAACGGCAAAGGAAGTTGTTCACAAGGCACTAATCCCATCTTTTCCTCACTGAATTTCCATGATATGTTAGCCAGATATTTCTCCTCTCTGGTTTGACCTCATTTTCAGCTTCATGGTGTGTGAAAATGAGGTCAGCTGACAGAACCTAATCAGAAATCATTGATATTGGAGCCATAagcttgaataaaaattaaagaaaaaatcatgttttagaCTGAAAATATTGTCCATTAGTATTGAATTTTTAGATTTCTTTATGGAAAACAGAACGAAATGTATAgcggaagaaaaagaagaaaacccTTGATATAACTTGACATGAATCAGATTTGTTCATtcatgtttgaattttttttctgttactgACTAATCTTTTTATTGTAGAAAAGGACAAGAAAGCAGGCAGTCTGATTGATTTATGTTTTGCTCTTTGTTTTAATCCCTGAATATAATCCATGTATTAGATTTCGCCTGAAGGCAAATACATATTTGGATCATCCCCGTCAGAGAATCGGCGCAAAAAGCCCTCCTCCTCGCCCTCAACGCCGACCACTCCCACTCCGCCATCCACTCCTCGGCTACCGCACACCCCGGCAACAGCACGGAAGATGCAACAACTGGATGAATCTCCCAAGCTCCAACCTGTTCAATCAATCATGCAACAATCAACGGTCCAGATACAACAtgccccaccaccaccacaacaacaacaaccacaGCAACgcatacaacaacaacaacatcaaccGCAACAACTAATACAACATCAGATGCAACCTCAAACCATACAGACAAAGTCAATATCTATCAAGTGAGTATTATATTACCATTACCCTTTTGGGCAGAATGTTGGTGTAAATAATAGTTCTACATCTAAGTAAGATCCTTGTTGACCGTTCAATAACAGGTTTTTGTCTACAAACAGTTTGTCTCCTCAGATATTCTGATAACACATTTGCTAAAcccataggcccgtattctgaagtcaggtttaacttagaccatggtctaactctgctaaaattatgggaagccaaatttttttattaagttgtatgtttctttttttaactgttctctttcctgatttatcgatggtgaagacaatcatctatttattttttttttgtaattcaagttttattgatccttttcatcaaaatatacataacaaaacaTTCATGGTATAATGGATCACATATTAAAGTTCAGATGACGTTGGCATATAAAATAACATGTCTAACATACAAAAtagtataaaataagaaaaaatatgtttgtttataacaataacaacaacaacaaaaaaattcagGCACTtggcctataaaaaaaataaacataacaaaatagCCTTCTGCTTTATCGCCTCTTTAAAGTATTCAGAATGATAGCCCACTTGCCATCATGTTTTTCTAATTTGCATTTCCTTTGTGCAATGGTATGTTCAAcagtttcaaatgataaaagaaagttaCAAAAATGGGAGAGAGTAGGTTTTGTTTCGTCACATCGGcatctaaaaatatattgtttaccTGACAGGAGCAGAaagttcaatataaatatatttctggGAATTCGGGGCTTACAGATATCAAAAAGAACATAACTTTCTAAGAGGAAATCAGGAAGATCTAGTGAAGCAAAGAGTGTACCAACATTATTCCAAAATTGGTTAACAACAtgacaagaataaaaaagatgcaCTAGAGTTTCTGGTGATACTTTACAAAATGTACAAAGTGTATCCGTTACCTTTTTAATACGGAATAACCAAACCTTGGTAGGAATCAAATTATTAAGAATCTTGAATTGTAAAGCTCGAAGTCTCGTATCTATAGTAGTACGTAGAGGTGGTTTTAAAAGTTCTCTTACTTCTTCTTGTTGAAACCCATAGGTGTCTTTTAAACgtgtaaatatatttgaaattgatgggttattttccttcataaaaaatgtgtaaaatataTACTTTGGTACACCTGTTACTTCtctagtgatgtcatcaatagTTAAAGTTGGAATCAATGAAATGTTGTTAACAATGGGATGAAAATTTTGagatagaaaaaataatttccattttgatGGCATAAACTTGTAACAGTCGAGAAGCAGAAAGTATTCAACAAATGTTAAGCCTTTATTTTTGGCATCTTTCCATCTTAATGGTCTGCCATACTCATCCAACATATGTGACACCTTAACaaaacctttgttttttatctctGGCTTATAAAAAGATTTTCCATTTTGTAATATACATCTGTTATTCCATAGTATTTAATcacatattttaatgttttttttaatgttaatcatctatttatacttcctggacaattatgaatgatttgagagccaaatgagctgaaatatgatatctgtaccgttagtgatttatgcatcaattggctatccatacttaaaccacaacttttaaCCTGAGTAtaagttaaacctgagttcagaatacggtcCATAAAATCTGCAATCGATTTGGTTTAATTCCTATTTGATTTATGCTACATGTGGTCTACTGCAACCCATTTAGTATAATTCACTTGTAGTCTAATGCCCAATCATTCAAATAGGCATCACAGTgatggtctaacaccagaattGATGATCTAacaccagaattttttttaatcccaacTTCAAAAGCAGTAGAGTAACCAAAGCACCAGCTCTCATTACTAGacctattttattttctttaacatttgatttttctaacaacaatttgttttgtttttgtttccagGAGTGGAGATGGACTCGTTAGATATTCATTTGATCTTGAAGTGGATTATATAACAGAGAGATTAATTGGTAAGAATGAGGATTTAAAACAATAGATATTTTTGTTATAACATCTGTAAGGCACTTTGTACTGATTTTTCTAAGTGCACaactttgaatttaaatctgTATGAATCACTAATTCTCAGAATCACAAAACAAAGACATGGCCCTCCATTTGTTATAGGTGATCCTATATTGTGTTAAATGAGGTAACCCTAATTTTCTCTGTTTGAACATGATAAGAGTGCATTTCCTGTGACCATGACTATAccttgaaaatattgaattttccaTTCAGAAGATTTTTATAAGAAAGTACATGGATTGTAATATCTTAAGAATGCTTGCTGAGAAAGAGTATTTTTATAACTATTGTTAgtcaaaatgattgaaaaatctTGATTTGGGACGGATTTCATCTTGTTATCTTGATTTGGGTCGGATTTCAAGATATTTTTTGGTCCATAgtgcaagggggggggcaagattACACACTCCCATTAGCCACTgtacataataagaaaaatCATATCCCCCCCGGATTGACATCAAAAGTCTGCAGTCATTCCAATAGTCATATGTAACTTGAAAACAGCTTTGTCAAACAGCCATTTTGTTTGTTGCCCTTGTAGCCGTGTCTTTCCCTTCTGGTGGTCTTGAGAACCAGTACCGAAGCAACTTACGAGATGTAGTCCGGATGCTAAAGAGCAAACACAACAACTGCTACGTGGTCTTTAACCTATCAAGGAGGAGACATGATGTATCCAAACTAAACCAAGAGGTAAGGAGAATGGTAATGGTAGTCCTAGTGGTGACAGTGTTGTTGATGGTGGGTGCGGCTAAAAAGAAGTTGTGGTGAATGATTATAGTGGATATATTGGTTGACAAAATTGTTTTAGTTTTGATGTCTgattattattgaaatattgatagAAGTGATAGTGctcgatgataataatattaggcatttgtatagcgccatctatctagaaacaatATATTCCGAGgtgcattgttgttattattacctggctttagctcgaacTGCCTTTCATCCCTCGTGCATTCAAGGAGTTAATCGATGATGATGGTAAGAGTGTTCATGGTGGAGGTGTTGTAGTTATGATAATTGACAGTGGTTCAGGTGGTGTGATTGTGCATGGACGGTGGTAGttgtggtggtggggggggtaATGGCGGTAGTGAGGATTAAGAATGTGAtggcagtggtggtggtggggatggGAATGTTTATTGTGATTATAGTTATGGTGcagattgtgatggtgatggtagtgatgattgtgatagtgatgattatgttgatgatgatgatgatgatggtgacggtgatggtgatgatagtgatgatagcaatgatgattatgatcgTCAATGGTAATTTTGATGATCAACTTGTCAAAAAGCTTTCCACATCAACAATAATTATCAGTTATAATCTCTGTATTTCTCTCTTGCGTCTTCCTCTTTAGGTGCGTGATTTGGGCTGGCCCAACGTCCTCGCCCCTCCCTTAGAAAGGCTTTGCAGCATATGCAAACAGATTGAGACTTGGATGAAGGGTAACCTCAACAATGTTGTGGTGCTACATTGTAAGGTATGTCCACTTTCCATTTATAATACAATAAAACTTGTCTTTAAAGACCGTACAGGGGAGACAAAAATAGTGGGCTTTATGAACAGGTAGTCTTCCTGTTATATATGTTTCaataggaaaaaaatgtttgaggCAAATCAAATGTGTGGTATTCTTTGAAAGGGGTTCTTCTATTCAGGTGGTCACTAAAGCAGATTTGACTTTATTAATACAGACTATGAAAGGGAAGAGTGGTATGAAATATCAATTATGTGCTCAATTAGATATTCAAGGGCCATAATTGTGATTTCTATTTACTTCAATGTGCAGTAATATGAATTGCCACAGTCACCTAGAGATTACCTTTTACAGTCCTGATAACTGTATCATTCTtccttctattttcttttccagGGTGGTAGGGGACCCATAGGCGTAGTGGTATCAGCCTTTATGAACTATCTGAGCATCACTTCAGGGTAAGTACTTTCTTTATATCCATCTGTTTTTTTACGGTTCATCACAATTtttatataccatttggtctaataccagaTGGTGTAATCTAATTTCCAATTCAGTTATGGTTCTCAAGGACAAACAATTTGTTTTGGCATTGTAGTTCAGCAATTTGATTGGGTTCAATCCATTATCAACATCAGTCTGTCTGTATGGATATCACTCTCATTACAGACACAAAGAATTTTGTCTGTAGAAGTCCAAAGTATTCAAGTCGGCCAAGGGAATGGGAGCTTTCTTGATCATTCTGATCAAGGTAGATCAAACCTGATCATCACCTAGCTGGACCATCCTAAGCTCCTGAACTCAAGCTTTTAACTTAATTGTAAGACTAAATTCTCTGATTGATTGCCTGCGTAAATGATATGCAACACTACTTAAGTCAGTAATAATGCGACTTATGTTTCAAGTGTTGTATCAAAAGTAAAGagtggtggcagcagtgggattttctgttgttgttttgttagtaCGGGGGGTATAACATAGAGAGATCGAATGATATGTACAGTTGATTGTACTTTTTGTATTTGGTTTGCCATAGACTTACAGATATGCTTAATTGCACAATTGAATGTATCAATTATGGTACAGGGCCCTGTCTCATGAaaattactattatggtaactttgtcatccaatgaTACCTACCATGGTATCGCTGATCAACAACAATTCAGAATCAAGGACTTCTGGGAAGCTACCATTGCGTGGCAAagtaatggtaacttttatacAATGGGGCTCAGGGCTTTGGAGTTGTTTTATTCACGAAAATAGAATGACAGGATAGTGGTTAGTACAAAAAAGGTGTCATCACAAGGAAAAAATGTCCATTTCAGCAATATAACATGAT carries:
- the LOC121431608 gene encoding tensin-3-like, encoding MAKEVKHLAWKLNCYKVMTTCLPQSPTISPEGKYIFGSSPSENRRKKPSSSPSTPTTPTPPSTPRLPHTPATARKMQQLDESPKLQPVQSIMQQSTVQIQHAPPPPQQQQPQQRIQQQQHQPQQLIQHQMQPQTIQTKSISIKSGDGLVRYSFDLEVDYITERLIAVSFPSGGLENQYRSNLRDVVRMLKSKHNNCYVVFNLSRRRHDVSKLNQEVRDLGWPNVLAPPLERLCSICKQIETWMKGNLNNVVVLHCKGGRGPIGVVVSAFMNYLSITSGNDSTMDRHAMKRFLDAKGWGSMHPSQMRYIDYFSGLLTNSIQINSSPLFLHHAVIHGVPNYDSNGGCRPFLRVYQGMSPVYTSGVYTVPEGTSRFVITPGRAIPLRGDILLKCYHKKFRSTTRDTIFRCQFHTTAVMEYRLVFQKQELDDACTDARFPEFTKVELIFSSTPDALHGSDYVSGASFPSEHIDDPLIRWDSYEHFNDIIEGPEGRSPLWRS